A single Diachasmimorpha longicaudata isolate KC_UGA_2023 chromosome 10, iyDiaLong2, whole genome shotgun sequence DNA region contains:
- the LOC135166988 gene encoding tRNA-specific adenosine deaminase 2-like isoform X4 yields the protein MKQTSLQQSSSLQIPSDDTLKWMDVALSKAEESFRAGEVPVGCLFVYEGEIIATGNNRVNETRNATRHAEINCIDDVLDFCKIRGLDYKEVFSQLDVIVTVEPCIMCAAALQELKIRSIVYGCNNDRFGGCGSVFEVSSLYEDGVRVTAGVKAKEAMRLLKEFYKGTNPNVPVEKMAKGRKRKGRKATKKDDVQ from the coding sequence ATGAAGCAAACCTCCCTCCAGCAATCGTCATCCCTTCAAATTCCGAGCGACGATACCCTCAAGTGGATGGATGTGGCCCTTTCCAAGGCTGAAGAATCCTTTAGAGCTGGAGAGGTGCCCGTGGGATGTCTCTTCGTCTACGAGGGGGAAATCATAGCCACTGGGAACAACAGAGTCAACGAAACACGAAATGCCACACGTCACGCTGAGATCAATTGCATCGACGATGTTCTGGACTTCTGCAAGATCAGGGGTCTTGACTACAAGGAAGTTTTCAGTCAACTCGATGTCATTGTCACGGTGGAGCCCTGCATCATGTGTGCTGCTGCTCTTCAGGAACTCAAGATACGAAGCATTGTCTATGGATGCAATAACGATCGGTTTGGAGGGTGTGGAAGTGTCTTCGAAGTATCAAGCCTTTACGAGGATGGGGTCAGGGTGACTGCAGGAGTCAAAGCAAAGGAAGCCATGAGATTGCTCAAAGAATTCTACAAGGGTACTAATCCCAATGTTCCTGTCGAGAAGATGGCAAAGGGGaggaagaggaaggggagaaaGGCCACTAAAAAGGACGATgtgcaatga
- the LOC135166988 gene encoding single-strand selective monofunctional uracil DNA glycosylase-like isoform X1 — protein MSEMPVSWDRVDVTEDLPLDLSMQPNTTATVPQELHESPTLIPETIPSAIPTRILFLECFLTKALQKILFGAPVEYVYSPIEYAFSVHSNYVHKFCKDAKKILFLGMNPGPWGMSQTGVPFGEVNTVVNWLELSGNVETPPREQPDRKVQGLLCKRSEVSGRRFWELFKRLSRTPDVFFRHSFLRNYCPVALMDAGGRNITPAELKGPEYSRVIQLCDTVLGDVLKILKVEIVVGVGRFAEKRARHVVKAQKLSTQVVWIPHPSPRAAGYQDWSICAQKHLHDLDLLKFFSNEANLPPAIVIPSNSERRYPQVDGCGPFQG, from the exons ATGAGTGAGATGCCTGTGTCGTGGGACAGAGTAGATGTTACTGAGGATCTACCTCTGGACCTCAGCATGCAGCCAAATACCACAGCAACAGTTCCTCAAGAACTCCATGAATCTCCCACGTTAATTCCAGAAACAATTCCCTCGGCCATTCCCACTCGTATTTTGTTCCTCGAGTGCTTTCTGACAAAAGCACTCCAAAAGATACTATTTGGAGCCCCAGTCGAATACGTCTACAGTCCAATTGAATACGCCTTCTCCGTGCACTCGAACTATGTCCATAAATTCTGTAaagatgcaaaaaaaatcctcttctTGGGAATGAATCCGGGCCCCTGGGGCATGTCCCAGACTGGGGTGCCCTTTGGTGAGGTGAATACAGTGGTTAATTGGCTGGAACTCAGTGGCAATGTTGAGACTCCTCCTAGGGAACAGCCTGACCGAAAAGTCCAAGGATTATTGTGCAAACGAAGTGAAGTAAGTGGTAGACGTTTCTGGGAGTTGTTCAAGAGGCTCTCTCGCACTCCGgatgttttttttcgtcaCTCATTCCTCAGGAATTACTGCCCAGTTGCACTAATGGACGCCGGAGGAAGGAATATCACTCCTGCTGAGCTGAAG ggaccTGAGTACTCCAGGGTCATTCAGCTCTGCGACACTGTTCTGGGGGACGTGCTCAAAATTCTAAAAGTCGAGATCGTGGTGGGAGTTGGGAGATTTGCGGAAAAGAGGGCCAGACACGTCGTTAAAGCTCAAAAGTTGTCAACACAA GTCGTTTGGATACCCCATCCCAGTCCACGTGCCGCAGGCTACCAGGACTGGAGTATATGTGCCCAGAAGCATCTGCACGACCTAGACCTCTTGAAATTCTTCAGCAATGAAGCAAACCTCCCTCCAGCAATCGTCATCCCTTCAAATTCCGAGCGACGATACCCTCAAGTGGATGGATGTGGCCCTTTCCAAGGCTGA
- the Rps29 gene encoding small ribosomal subunit protein uS14, with the protein MGFQNIWYSHPRKYGQGSRSCRACANKHGLIRKYGLNICRQCFREYAADIGFKKLD; encoded by the exons ATGGGTTTCCAGAATATTTGGTACTCTCACCCCAGAAAATACGGCCAAGGATCCAGATCCTG CCGTGCCTGTGCTAACAAACACGGGCTCATCCGCAAATATGGTCTAAACATCTGCCGTCAGTGCTTCAGGGAATATGCAGCTGACATTGGGTTCAAGAAG TTggactaa
- the LOC135166988 gene encoding single-strand selective monofunctional uracil DNA glycosylase-like isoform X3 yields the protein MNPGPWGMSQTGVPFGEVNTVVNWLELSGNVETPPREQPDRKVQGLLCKRSEVSGRRFWELFKRLSRTPDVFFRHSFLRNYCPVALMDAGGRNITPAELKGPEYSRVIQLCDTVLGDVLKILKVEIVVGVGRFAEKRARHVVKAQKLSTQVVWIPHPSPRAAGYQDWSICAQKHLHDLDLLKFFSNEANLPPAIVIPSNSERRYPQVDGCGPFQG from the exons ATGAATCCGGGCCCCTGGGGCATGTCCCAGACTGGGGTGCCCTTTGGTGAGGTGAATACAGTGGTTAATTGGCTGGAACTCAGTGGCAATGTTGAGACTCCTCCTAGGGAACAGCCTGACCGAAAAGTCCAAGGATTATTGTGCAAACGAAGTGAAGTAAGTGGTAGACGTTTCTGGGAGTTGTTCAAGAGGCTCTCTCGCACTCCGgatgttttttttcgtcaCTCATTCCTCAGGAATTACTGCCCAGTTGCACTAATGGACGCCGGAGGAAGGAATATCACTCCTGCTGAGCTGAAG ggaccTGAGTACTCCAGGGTCATTCAGCTCTGCGACACTGTTCTGGGGGACGTGCTCAAAATTCTAAAAGTCGAGATCGTGGTGGGAGTTGGGAGATTTGCGGAAAAGAGGGCCAGACACGTCGTTAAAGCTCAAAAGTTGTCAACACAA GTCGTTTGGATACCCCATCCCAGTCCACGTGCCGCAGGCTACCAGGACTGGAGTATATGTGCCCAGAAGCATCTGCACGACCTAGACCTCTTGAAATTCTTCAGCAATGAAGCAAACCTCCCTCCAGCAATCGTCATCCCTTCAAATTCCGAGCGACGATACCCTCAAGTGGATGGATGTGGCCCTTTCCAAGGCTGA
- the LOC135166988 gene encoding single-strand selective monofunctional uracil DNA glycosylase-like isoform X2, translating to MQPNTTATVPQELHESPTLIPETIPSAIPTRILFLECFLTKALQKILFGAPVEYVYSPIEYAFSVHSNYVHKFCKDAKKILFLGMNPGPWGMSQTGVPFGEVNTVVNWLELSGNVETPPREQPDRKVQGLLCKRSEVSGRRFWELFKRLSRTPDVFFRHSFLRNYCPVALMDAGGRNITPAELKGPEYSRVIQLCDTVLGDVLKILKVEIVVGVGRFAEKRARHVVKAQKLSTQVVWIPHPSPRAAGYQDWSICAQKHLHDLDLLKFFSNEANLPPAIVIPSNSERRYPQVDGCGPFQG from the exons ATGCAGCCAAATACCACAGCAACAGTTCCTCAAGAACTCCATGAATCTCCCACGTTAATTCCAGAAACAATTCCCTCGGCCATTCCCACTCGTATTTTGTTCCTCGAGTGCTTTCTGACAAAAGCACTCCAAAAGATACTATTTGGAGCCCCAGTCGAATACGTCTACAGTCCAATTGAATACGCCTTCTCCGTGCACTCGAACTATGTCCATAAATTCTGTAaagatgcaaaaaaaatcctcttctTGGGAATGAATCCGGGCCCCTGGGGCATGTCCCAGACTGGGGTGCCCTTTGGTGAGGTGAATACAGTGGTTAATTGGCTGGAACTCAGTGGCAATGTTGAGACTCCTCCTAGGGAACAGCCTGACCGAAAAGTCCAAGGATTATTGTGCAAACGAAGTGAAGTAAGTGGTAGACGTTTCTGGGAGTTGTTCAAGAGGCTCTCTCGCACTCCGgatgttttttttcgtcaCTCATTCCTCAGGAATTACTGCCCAGTTGCACTAATGGACGCCGGAGGAAGGAATATCACTCCTGCTGAGCTGAAG ggaccTGAGTACTCCAGGGTCATTCAGCTCTGCGACACTGTTCTGGGGGACGTGCTCAAAATTCTAAAAGTCGAGATCGTGGTGGGAGTTGGGAGATTTGCGGAAAAGAGGGCCAGACACGTCGTTAAAGCTCAAAAGTTGTCAACACAA GTCGTTTGGATACCCCATCCCAGTCCACGTGCCGCAGGCTACCAGGACTGGAGTATATGTGCCCAGAAGCATCTGCACGACCTAGACCTCTTGAAATTCTTCAGCAATGAAGCAAACCTCCCTCCAGCAATCGTCATCCCTTCAAATTCCGAGCGACGATACCCTCAAGTGGATGGATGTGGCCCTTTCCAAGGCTGA
- the LOC135166973 gene encoding probable tubulin polyglutamylase ttll-15: MSSEKKTEDDVEDSIPEVDESKLKTMTKAIYNVMFLPVLLSMIAVVVLHYYDILIQTQISLAINESKPLYWLYMHKGDGGHLKHVINVLEKLGYRRGTNESDWDLLWAHDYPFQVYPELKNAKPHQRVNHLPACGFFTNKVDLSMTESKYLPAAFRVPEDRQNLRNFMLKNPKKMFVQKSNAHRGIQVKKFEDFDFDKGETFIQEFVEKPYLVDGFKFDMGVYTVITSVDPLRIYTYKGDVLFRFCPHRYLPFDPKDTKKYVVDDDYLPIWQVPSLKKYYEDLGFSMKDTFDAYVRTTGKDPNIMWNNIDEAIRDILIKKEKDIANFVKNYPARRNFFEFVRFDFIIDEEMNVFLMEANMSPNLSSAHFPPNRLLYEQVLFNLFALVGVGQRVDTPFRKPSTWNERSFEVADKNLVVLPEMCTTCTDCFRVECQLCKQCFTEEMRSIFAQCYTEHQNKMDFKRIFPPPITKDMVLKDYTLKNQLLVRWYQGKCEMDSSWCN, encoded by the exons ATGTCCAGCGAAAAG aaAACCGAGGATGACGTCGAGGACTCGATTCCCGAAGTCGACGAATCGAAATTGAAAACGATGACAAAGGCGATCTACAATGTGATGTTCCTGCCAGTTCTGCTGTCGATGATAGCAGTGGTGGTGCTTCATTACTACGACATCCTAATCCAGACGCAGATTTCCCTCGCGATCAACGAGTCCAAGCCCCTGTACTGGTTGTACATGCATAAGGGAGACGGTGGACACCTGAAGCACGTGATAAATGTTCTGGAGAAGCTGGGCTATCGTCGAGGAACAAATGAATCTGACTGGGATCTGCTCTGGGCTCACGATTACCCCTTCCAG GTCTACCCCGAGTTGAAGAACGCGAAGCCCCACCAGAGGGTGAACCACCTGCCAGCATGTGGCTTCTTCACGAATAAAGTTGATCTATCAATGACTGAGAGTAAGTACCTCCCGGCAGCGTTTCGAGTCCCGGAGGACCGACAGAATCTCCGGAACTTCATGCTCAAAAACCCAAAGAAGATGTTCGTGCAGAAATCCAATGCCCATCGAGGGATTCAGGTAAAAAAATTCGAGGACTTTGATTTTGATAAAGGAGAGACGTTCATCCAGGAATTCGTGGAGAAACCGTACCTCGTGGATGGTTTCAAATTCGACATGGGGGTTTATACTGTCATCACGTCGGTGGATCCTCTGAGGATCTATACTTACAAGGGAGATGTCCTCTTTCGGTTCTGTCCCCATAGGTACTTGCCCTTTGATCCTAAGGACACCAAGAAATATGTCGTCGATGACGATTATCTTCCTATCTGGCAG GTGCCCTCACTGAAGAAATATTACGAGGACCTGGGTTTCTCCATGAAAGACACATTCGACGCGTACGTGAGGACCACTGGGAAGGACCCCAACATCATGTGGAATAATATCGATGAAGCCATCAGAGATATTCTCATCAAGAAGGAGAAGGATATTGCGAATTTCGTCAAGAATTACCCTGCGAGAAGAAATTTCTTCGAGTTCGTTCGATTCGATTTCATAATTGATGAAGAGATGAATGTGTTCTTGATGGAGGCCAATATGTCCCCCAATTTGTCATCAGCACATTTTCCACCCAATAGACTGCTTTACGAACAAGTGCTGTTCAATCTTTTTGCTCTCGTGGGAGTGGGCCAGAGGGTGGACACTCCTTTCCGGAAACCCAG caCGTGGAACGAACGGAGTTTTGAAGTGGCGGATAAAAATTTGGTTGTCCTCCCAGAGATGTGCACCACTTGCACAGATTGCTTCCGAGTTGAGTGTCAACTCTGCAAACAGTGTTTCACTGAGGAAATGAGATCAATATTCGCTCAATGTTACACGGAACACCAGAATAAAATGGATTTCAAACGAATATTTCCACCGCCAATA acAAAAGACATGGTCTTGAAAGACTACACCCTCAAGAATCAACTCCTAGTTCGCTGGTACCAAGGGAAGTGTGAAATGGACAGCTCTTGGTGCAACTAA